A stretch of the Psychroserpens sp. Hel_I_66 genome encodes the following:
- a CDS encoding ATP-binding protein translates to MSDKIDLSIDAGRLLFGLSRIGYTTSAAICDIIDNSVRANANNINLLIKKEREDFSDYKRNNVKEYIIIDDGDGMDEGAIEEALKLGSTDDHYDDKSLSKFGLGLKSASFSQGDVLKVISSNGTGFNKYEVSLPKVMEAKEYFAEKTEIEENESELIETYLKEGKGTIIIISEIRLNNHPSVRNTIKELKTKVGVIYFYFLSESGVNITIGDKKIDAIDPLFISEANENGNLNENEWDGTEVRWIEKPKELTLDDELEINVTIEITQLPYPPIYRIKNIGESRDKEVRERYLIEAGNYGFYVYRNKRLISWASNLQGIIPYDQDFYAFRGRILINDEADDFFNIDVKKSSLTLSEEAFRNISDFTKEAKSKSKAAWKNAGKISRDIINKAPNEIANKLLDEFEQIEILPGDDLPDEEIALERLKAITDDMTSKIKWIIKMMKEDKGEEVDDTVDDDYTEDEKEEAIKGEKNANLTKIFRVSSVEDNLLWEPYYDTDLGNCVRINKIHRFARLIYEDNAENRDLQILFDLMMLQFADSELYAYKNIGKYEYDDLKVILRESRRIVSEFLANMCRKLENDLPPNYSDEKYA, encoded by the coding sequence ATGAGTGATAAAATTGATTTATCCATAGATGCCGGTAGGCTTCTATTTGGATTGAGCAGAATTGGCTATACAACCTCTGCTGCCATTTGCGATATCATAGATAACTCTGTAAGGGCTAATGCAAATAATATAAACCTCTTAATCAAAAAAGAACGCGAAGACTTTTCCGACTATAAAAGGAACAATGTCAAGGAATATATCATCATAGATGATGGTGATGGTATGGACGAAGGTGCAATCGAAGAGGCATTAAAACTCGGTTCAACAGATGACCATTATGATGACAAATCGCTATCGAAATTTGGATTAGGCCTAAAATCCGCTTCTTTTTCGCAAGGTGATGTTCTTAAAGTTATTTCTTCAAATGGAACGGGATTTAACAAGTATGAAGTCTCTCTACCAAAAGTAATGGAAGCAAAAGAATATTTTGCTGAAAAGACTGAAATTGAAGAGAATGAATCTGAACTGATTGAAACCTATCTAAAAGAAGGTAAGGGTACCATCATTATCATTTCTGAAATTAGACTAAACAACCATCCGAGTGTCAGAAACACCATTAAAGAACTTAAGACAAAAGTTGGTGTAATCTATTTCTATTTCCTTTCTGAAAGCGGTGTGAATATTACCATTGGTGATAAAAAAATTGATGCAATTGACCCATTGTTTATTTCTGAAGCCAACGAAAATGGAAATTTGAACGAAAATGAATGGGATGGAACTGAGGTACGATGGATTGAGAAACCAAAAGAACTTACTCTTGACGATGAACTGGAAATAAATGTAACTATTGAAATTACCCAACTTCCCTATCCACCTATCTATAGAATTAAAAATATAGGCGAATCAAGAGACAAAGAAGTTCGCGAAAGATATTTAATTGAGGCTGGTAACTACGGTTTCTATGTTTACAGAAATAAAAGACTCATATCCTGGGCTTCAAACCTACAAGGCATAATCCCATACGACCAAGATTTTTATGCCTTTAGGGGAAGAATACTCATCAATGACGAGGCAGACGATTTCTTTAATATTGATGTAAAAAAATCTTCGCTGACTCTTTCTGAAGAAGCATTTAGGAACATAAGCGATTTTACCAAAGAAGCCAAAAGCAAAAGCAAAGCAGCTTGGAAAAATGCCGGAAAGATTAGTCGTGACATTATAAATAAAGCACCTAATGAAATCGCAAATAAGCTATTAGATGAATTTGAACAGATAGAGATTCTGCCAGGTGATGACCTACCTGATGAGGAAATAGCCTTAGAACGATTAAAGGCGATAACCGATGATATGACCTCAAAAATCAAGTGGATAATTAAAATGATGAAAGAGGATAAGGGTGAAGAAGTGGACGATACTGTTGACGATGACTATACAGAAGACGAAAAGGAAGAGGCCATTAAAGGCGAAAAGAACGCTAACCTCACTAAAATATTCAGGGTATCATCTGTTGAAGACAATCTGCTTTGGGAACCTTACTATGATACCGATTTAGGTAATTGTGTAAGGATTAATAAAATTCATCGGTTTGCAAGATTAATCTATGAGGATAATGCAGAGAACAGAGATTTACAGATTCTCTTTGATTTAATGATGCTTCAGTTTGCCGATTCCGAATTATACGCCTATAAAAATATTGGAAAATATGAGTACGACGACCTTAAAGTTATTTTGCGAGAGTCCAGAAGAATAGTATCAGAATTTCTAGCTAATATGTGCAGAAAACTAGAAAATGACTTACCGCCAAATTATAGCGACGAGAAGTATGCTTGA
- a CDS encoding phosphoadenosine phosphosulfate reductase family protein — protein sequence MKVKHVLGISGGKDSAALALYLKNLYPDLDVEYYSCDTGKELKETYELVEALNSKLGKDIKTIFAVEPEKETPYKTTFDHFLAEYGGYLPSSTARWCTKKLKLEPFEKYIGDEPTISYVGIRGDENREGYISKKTNVQSIFPFRKNIWSEDVIKEVLANNNIPKVARLYDNLSPSHLKEDILKRVNQPISPNFRQGQKLEFLLNSDIKLFNRVVFHYLKENTDYPIALLDDFPLIENDEVLVLDDIFKILDDSGVGIPAYYIKKSYQVKIDGKLETGTYSRSRSGCFFCFYQQKIEWVWLLENHPALFDKAKEYEKDGYNWMDTETLEELSKPERVQAIKKEHFTRMKRQLSKRNTNSWKDEIIEAEGLGCASCFI from the coding sequence ATGAAAGTTAAACACGTACTTGGTATCTCAGGCGGAAAAGATAGTGCTGCCTTAGCGCTTTATCTCAAAAACCTATATCCAGATTTGGATGTAGAATATTATTCTTGCGACACAGGGAAAGAGTTAAAAGAGACCTATGAGCTTGTGGAAGCCCTAAACAGTAAATTGGGCAAGGACATTAAAACAATTTTTGCTGTTGAACCAGAAAAAGAGACCCCTTACAAAACTACATTTGACCATTTCTTGGCCGAATACGGCGGATATCTTCCCTCATCAACTGCAAGGTGGTGCACAAAAAAGCTAAAATTGGAACCCTTTGAGAAATACATAGGTGATGAGCCCACAATATCATATGTAGGGATACGAGGTGATGAAAACAGAGAGGGTTACATATCCAAAAAAACCAACGTTCAATCTATTTTTCCATTTAGAAAAAATATCTGGAGTGAAGATGTTATTAAAGAAGTTTTGGCTAATAATAATATTCCAAAAGTAGCAAGGCTTTATGACAATCTTAGTCCAAGTCATCTAAAAGAAGATATACTCAAGAGAGTCAACCAGCCTATTTCACCAAACTTTCGGCAAGGACAAAAATTAGAATTCCTTTTAAACAGCGATATCAAATTATTCAATCGAGTTGTTTTTCATTATCTAAAAGAAAATACTGATTATCCCATAGCGCTTTTAGACGATTTCCCTTTAATAGAGAATGATGAAGTTTTAGTATTGGATGATATTTTCAAAATACTCGATGATAGTGGTGTTGGGATACCTGCATACTACATAAAAAAATCATACCAAGTAAAAATTGACGGTAAATTAGAAACCGGCACTTACTCACGTAGCAGGTCTGGTTGCTTTTTTTGTTTTTACCAGCAGAAAATAGAATGGGTCTGGCTACTTGAAAACCACCCTGCCCTATTCGATAAAGCCAAAGAATATGAAAAGGATGGTTACAACTGGATGGATACTGAAACATTAGAGGAACTATCCAAACCCGAACGTGTTCAAGCAATCAAGAAAGAACATTTCACTAGAATGAAAAGACAGCTAAGTAAAAGGAACACTAACAGCTGGAAAGATGAAATTATTGAAGCAGAAGGCCTTGGTTGTGCCAGTTGTTTCATTTAA